GGCTCCGGTGACGGCTACACGTTCAAGGACTTCTGCGACGAGCGCAGCGACGAGGACCTGGTCGCGATCGGATCAGGTGAGCTCGCCGCCGCCGAGGACGAGGCGGCGGGACCGGTGTGGCGGATCCCGGGCACGCTCCTGGAGCTGTCCGACGGAGCGGACCTGGTCGAGGTCGACGCCGCGACCGTCGCGGAGGCGATGGACCGGCTCCGGGAGCTGCACCCTCGGCTGGTGGCGGAGATCCTCGACGGAGAGAGGGTCAGCTCCGCGTTCAACCTCTACGTCGGCGAGGACGACGTCCGCGCCCTCGACGGGTTCGACACGCAGCTCGAGCCCGGCGACGAGCTGACCATCCTCCCCGCGCTCGCGGGCGGGTGATCGCCGACCCTCACGGCGCCCCGACACTGCCCTGTCATCTGTCCCTGACTGCGAGGCTGCACGAATGCTGACTGCCGAACGCGTCGTCTTCGACGATCTCGAGATCGGCGAGATCGCCATGGAGCTCGACGATCAGGAACCCGAGGACGTGATCGAGTGGGCGCTCGAGACGTTCGAGGATCGGGCGGCGATCGTCACGTCGTTCCAGGCGGACGGGATGGTCATCCTGGACATGGCCTACCACATCCGCCCGGAGATAAAGGTCGTCACGGTCGACACGGGGCGCCTGCCCCAGGCCACCCACGACTTCATCGATCAGGTACGCGGCCACTACCCGCTGGCCGACATCCAGGTGCTGCTGCCCAACCACCGTGAAGTCGAGACGATGGTCCAACGCAAGGGCCTCAACCTCTTCCGCGAGTCGGTGGCTCAGCGACTGACGTGCTGCCAGATCCGGAAGGTCCGGCCGCTGGTGCGGGCCCTGGAGGGCCTCGACGCGTGGTTCACGGGCCTGCGGCGCGACCAGTGGGCGTCGCGCGCCGCGATCAAGAAGGTCGACCTCGACCACGACCACGACGGCATCGTCAAGGTCAGCCCTCTGGCGGACTGGACCAAGGACGAGGTCTGGGAGTACCTCGAGGAGTTCAAGGTCCCGACCCACCCGCTGTACGCCCAGGGCTACACCAGCTTGGGATGCGAGCCGTGCACCCGGCCGATCGAGTCCGGCGAGGACGACCGGGCCGGGCGGTGGTGGTGGGAGGAGAACGCACCCAAGGAGTGCGGGATGCACTGCCCGATCGAGACGGGCGGGTTCGAGCACGAACTCCGCGCGATCCTCGGTGACGCGCTGCACGCTGGCGGCCACTGACGTGCCGGGACCAACCGACGGACCGCTGCAGCTCGACGAGCAGGAACGCGAGCTGCTCGAGTCCGAGCTCCGCGCGGTCGTCCCGGCCCTGTCGGGCCAGCGGCGCGAACGCTACGAGGCCCTGGCCGACGCGGTGTCCGCGGGCAGTGTCCCCACCGAGCTACAGCCACACCTCGAGTCGGTGGTATCGCTGGCGCTGCAGACCGCGCGAGCCCGGCAGATGTACCGAGCCGAAGGCGAAGGGGTGCTGACCCGGCTGTACCGACGCACGCCCGGGGGGCGCGAGCTGTCCGATCACCTCAACGCCGTCAACGGGGCGCTGACCGCTCTGAACGATCACACGCTGCGCAGTGTGACGGTCGGGATGCGGACGCTGGGGCACTTCACCGTCAGGATCGACACCGATCAGGCGCAGATCGTGCTGGGCGTGCGACCCGACAGCGTGAACGTCGAGAGCGTCGCTGTGAGCTGACGGGTGGACCTGGCGTCGTTCCAACGGCTGATCCGCGACACGTACGGCGAGCGTGACCGCGACCGCGGCGTGCCCCGGACGTTCACGTGGTTGGTGGAGGAGGTCGGCGAGCTGTCGCGGGCGCTGTTCCGTGGCGACGACGCCGACCGCCGCGAGGAGTTCAGCGACGTGCTGGCGTGGCTGGTGTCGCTGGCGGACCTCGCCGGGGTCGACGTCGCCGCGGCCGTCGCCGACCGTTACGGG
This DNA window, taken from Actinomycetota bacterium, encodes the following:
- a CDS encoding phosphoadenylyl-sulfate reductase, with translation MLTAERVVFDDLEIGEIAMELDDQEPEDVIEWALETFEDRAAIVTSFQADGMVILDMAYHIRPEIKVVTVDTGRLPQATHDFIDQVRGHYPLADIQVLLPNHREVETMVQRKGLNLFRESVAQRLTCCQIRKVRPLVRALEGLDAWFTGLRRDQWASRAAIKKVDLDHDHDGIVKVSPLADWTKDEVWEYLEEFKVPTHPLYAQGYTSLGCEPCTRPIESGEDDRAGRWWWEENAPKECGMHCPIETGGFEHELRAILGDALHAGGH
- a CDS encoding pyrophosphohydrolase → MDLASFQRLIRDTYGERDRDRGVPRTFTWLVEEVGELSRALFRGDDADRREEFSDVLAWLVSLADLAGVDVAAAVADRYGRGCPKCRSVPCRC